A single window of Enterobacter kobei DNA harbors:
- a CDS encoding Abi family protein, whose protein sequence is MTAQQLITSDRLDIYEKHLKVRLDQVMAAYHWNKALAGAMLPAIQCLEITLRNAIDAGIRNFPPPAAVGLYQTDHNWIFTLPRYMGNRTFRRPHERYRRARGGEPQDIQGFLLDAHGKRVIARKISVETMVDNAKSEIARLNKTLTPGRVISGLSFGFWTQLLTHYYENTQGQSHNLLWPHLTSVVFPHAPAGWGRDKICEAFFRIKELRNRLSHHEAMWKFHYDDPVTGKPDYNNPVYGAQASCSLLRKHYDDIIEMIGWMSPDRKATFLSHSANLRFYALCSVDGLNSYIAPEKIRSQIKVTRGGKGISRLIRVLEKNEFIRIVMDGRTILTIGNDNSIAIL, encoded by the coding sequence ATGACGGCACAGCAACTCATCACCAGCGACAGGCTGGATATCTATGAAAAACACCTGAAGGTACGCCTGGATCAGGTCATGGCTGCGTATCACTGGAACAAAGCGCTTGCCGGTGCCATGCTGCCTGCCATTCAGTGCCTGGAAATTACGTTACGTAACGCGATTGACGCAGGGATCCGCAATTTCCCTCCTCCGGCGGCGGTCGGGCTGTACCAAACCGATCATAACTGGATTTTTACGCTGCCACGGTATATGGGAAACCGTACATTCCGGCGTCCTCACGAACGCTACAGACGCGCCCGCGGAGGGGAACCCCAGGATATACAGGGCTTCCTGCTCGATGCGCATGGTAAGAGAGTGATCGCCCGAAAAATTTCAGTCGAGACGATGGTGGATAATGCCAAATCCGAGATTGCGCGTCTGAATAAAACCCTGACACCCGGACGCGTTATTTCCGGGCTTTCTTTTGGGTTCTGGACACAGCTTCTGACGCACTACTATGAAAATACGCAGGGCCAGAGCCATAACCTTCTGTGGCCACACCTGACGTCCGTTGTTTTCCCCCATGCTCCAGCGGGATGGGGTCGGGATAAAATCTGCGAAGCCTTTTTCAGGATCAAAGAACTCAGGAATCGCCTGTCCCACCACGAAGCGATGTGGAAATTTCACTATGATGATCCTGTAACAGGTAAACCTGATTACAACAATCCTGTTTATGGTGCCCAGGCAAGCTGTAGTCTGTTGAGAAAACATTATGATGATATTATCGAGATGATCGGCTGGATGAGTCCCGACCGCAAAGCCACGTTTCTCAGCCACTCCGCCAATCTGCGTTTCTACGCACTGTGCTCCGTGGACGGGCTTAACAGTTATATCGCCCCTGAAAAGATCAGATCACAGATAAAGGTGACCCGTGGCGGTAAGGGGATCAGCCGGTTAATCCGGGTGCTTGAGAAAAATGAGTTCATCCGGATTGTGATGGATGGCCGGACTATACTTACCATCGGCAATGATAATTCCATCGCCATTCTCTAG